In Woeseia oceani, one DNA window encodes the following:
- a CDS encoding phosphoadenosine phosphosulfate reductase family protein produces MKTEQVKHVLGLSGGRDSAALAVYMRQHHPELTLEYFFTDTGKELPEVYEYLGRLEGFLGQPIRRLNPDRDFDFWLKTYNDFLPSAQTRWCTRQLKLRPFEQWIRPMLEDTTVYTYVAIRSDEEYREGYTSKHDNLIVKLPFKEDGVDKAGVLEILDGAGLGLPKYYAWRTRSGCTFCFFQQKIEWVRLKDQHPEAFEQAKAYEKNALDHGSPFTWCQGESLDELEKPERVEQIKKDHADRLERMKSKALPNPLRPDAEPLDIDDLYGKAKVCLACHK; encoded by the coding sequence TTGAAAACAGAACAGGTCAAACACGTATTGGGGCTTTCCGGCGGGCGCGATAGTGCGGCGCTCGCGGTCTACATGCGTCAGCATCACCCGGAACTCACCCTCGAGTACTTTTTCACAGATACGGGCAAGGAACTCCCGGAAGTCTACGAGTACCTCGGACGCCTCGAAGGATTTCTCGGTCAGCCGATCCGGCGGCTAAACCCCGATCGCGACTTCGACTTCTGGCTGAAGACGTACAACGATTTCCTTCCCTCTGCCCAAACAAGATGGTGTACGCGGCAACTCAAGCTCCGTCCGTTCGAGCAATGGATCAGACCGATGCTTGAAGACACGACCGTATACACCTATGTCGCCATCCGATCTGATGAGGAATACCGCGAGGGCTATACATCCAAGCACGATAATCTCATCGTGAAGCTTCCCTTCAAGGAAGACGGTGTGGATAAAGCCGGTGTCCTGGAAATTCTTGACGGGGCAGGGCTTGGCCTACCGAAATATTACGCGTGGCGGACACGAAGCGGCTGTACATTTTGTTTTTTCCAGCAAAAGATTGAATGGGTGAGATTGAAAGACCAGCATCCGGAGGCGTTTGAGCAGGCCAAAGCTTACGAGAAGAACGCACTCGACCACGGTTCGCCTTTTACATGGTGTCAGGGTGAATCTCTCGATGAGCTGGAAAAACCCGAGCGCGTAGAGCAGATCAAGAAGGATCATGCAGATCGCCTGGAGCGTATGAAATCAAAGGCTCTTCCCAATCCGCTCAGACCGGACGCGGAGCCTCTGGATATTGATGATCTCTATGGCAAAGCGAAGGTTTGTCTTGCGTGCCATAAGTAG
- a CDS encoding DEAD/DEAH box helicase family protein, whose translation MGLNKRVRIARRFLRSIRIDADLGEANALDGFVCPQSSAEVMMTLARHVSETGQGAFTWTGPYGSGKSSLVVALSALLNGNAGLQKQAAKVFGKQLTKTMWDALPTGTKGWRVVPVVGRRDAPVKVIGEAVKNAGIVTRTPRGGWNETNLIKALSEAAASKPKTHGGLIVFIDEMGKFLEAAAQDGSDIFVLQELAEAASRSNGRLIFVGVLHQSFEEYAHRLSHEMRDEWAKIQGRFIDLVVDTAGEEQIDLISRAIESDHAPAKPGKTAATISKFIRRDRADAARLADMLESCWPLHPVVASLLGPISRRRFGQNQRSIFGFLNSAEPHGFQDFINHAQAGELYTPDQLWDYLRANLEPSILASPDGHRWALAAEALERCESIGGDALHVSLLKTIAVIDLFKERSGLVANTELLRACLPKVTAKKMKDALAQLDKWSFTIFKKFLDAHAIFAGSDFDIDRAVRTALEDIDEIDLENLKSLAGLQPVLAKRHYHETGALRWFDVNIVPICDIVEFASQYEPKGSAIGQFLLAVPTEGESEKRAEDNCRKAARHSNEWDIVVGISKQSWAVIPLARELFALDNVSNNHPELAGDKVARREVSARLAALQAVLETELHKSFDNALWFRKNHQPEIMRQADLNSIASELADRRFDKCPRLHNELLNRQKPSSNAVAAQNNLLRRMIMNEGEARLGIDGFPAEGGLFASILESTGLYTNTGSDKWSFLTPNAEADPNCLAPLWEVALNHVRDNANRTVQIAELCDIWRAPPFGVKDGLMPILAVAFVLSQREKLAVYREGIFRARFDDLDVEYMARDAESIQLRWMDLSEVSRALLSGMAEVVRDLDRANTLVHLEPIDVARGLVAIYDQLPNWTKRTMQLSANAVRVRELFKRAKDPNKFLFDDIPGTLGEDAALSEDLQDVLDSVREGLEELVLAYPSMIRRLREIMLSELQVPNNSSHAISELRSRANNIRQLAGDFRLEAFVGRLSQFDGSDETFEGIASLAANKPPRDWVDPDLDQSAIEIAELSQKFVRAETFARVKGRTEKRQSMAVVIGMDGSPTPYLEEFDVADTDRASINDLIERVSAALEDSDDKRRAIILAALAEISARFMQTSPKQKKQNGKIAS comes from the coding sequence ATGGGACTGAACAAGCGCGTGCGGATAGCACGCCGCTTCCTACGCTCAATTCGCATCGATGCCGATCTCGGCGAGGCGAACGCGCTCGACGGATTTGTCTGTCCGCAATCCTCCGCAGAAGTTATGATGACGCTTGCCCGACACGTATCCGAGACAGGGCAGGGCGCTTTTACGTGGACCGGGCCTTATGGCAGCGGCAAGTCGAGTCTTGTTGTTGCATTGAGCGCCTTGTTGAACGGCAACGCAGGATTACAGAAACAAGCGGCCAAGGTTTTTGGCAAGCAGCTCACCAAAACGATGTGGGATGCCTTACCGACAGGCACGAAGGGATGGCGCGTCGTTCCCGTGGTCGGTCGGCGCGATGCACCGGTTAAGGTTATCGGTGAGGCTGTCAAGAATGCAGGGATCGTTACGCGTACCCCTCGCGGGGGCTGGAATGAAACGAATCTGATCAAAGCTCTGAGCGAGGCAGCAGCATCCAAGCCCAAGACGCATGGCGGTCTGATTGTCTTCATCGACGAGATGGGCAAGTTCCTCGAAGCCGCAGCGCAAGACGGCTCGGATATTTTTGTTCTGCAGGAACTTGCCGAAGCCGCGTCCCGCAGCAATGGCCGTCTTATTTTTGTCGGTGTCCTGCATCAGTCATTCGAGGAATACGCACATCGTCTGTCGCACGAAATGCGCGATGAATGGGCCAAGATTCAAGGCCGGTTTATTGATCTCGTGGTGGATACGGCTGGTGAAGAACAGATTGATCTGATTTCCAGAGCAATCGAAAGCGATCATGCGCCCGCAAAGCCCGGCAAGACCGCAGCCACAATTTCAAAGTTTATCCGGCGTGACCGTGCTGATGCCGCGCGACTTGCGGATATGCTCGAATCCTGCTGGCCGTTGCATCCTGTCGTGGCGAGCCTTCTTGGTCCGATTTCACGGCGGCGTTTCGGCCAGAACCAGCGCAGCATTTTCGGATTCTTAAATTCCGCCGAGCCACACGGCTTTCAGGATTTCATCAACCACGCGCAAGCCGGTGAGTTGTATACGCCCGATCAGCTTTGGGATTACTTGCGGGCGAATCTGGAGCCGTCAATTCTGGCGTCACCGGACGGGCATCGTTGGGCCTTGGCGGCGGAAGCCTTAGAACGCTGTGAATCTATCGGCGGGGATGCATTGCACGTATCTTTGCTCAAGACCATCGCCGTTATTGATCTGTTTAAAGAGCGTTCCGGCCTTGTCGCTAACACGGAATTGCTTCGTGCGTGTTTGCCGAAAGTCACTGCCAAGAAGATGAAAGACGCGCTCGCCCAGTTGGACAAGTGGTCCTTTACGATCTTCAAGAAATTCCTCGACGCCCACGCGATTTTTGCGGGAAGTGATTTCGATATAGACCGCGCCGTTCGCACCGCGCTTGAGGACATCGACGAGATCGATCTTGAGAATCTCAAATCGCTCGCTGGACTTCAGCCGGTTCTTGCCAAGCGGCACTATCACGAAACGGGCGCACTGCGCTGGTTCGACGTCAATATTGTTCCCATATGCGACATTGTCGAGTTCGCATCGCAATACGAGCCGAAAGGTAGCGCCATCGGCCAGTTTCTTCTTGCTGTTCCGACTGAGGGAGAAAGCGAGAAACGTGCCGAGGACAACTGCCGAAAGGCCGCACGGCACAGCAACGAATGGGACATCGTTGTCGGCATATCCAAACAGTCCTGGGCTGTTATCCCACTGGCCCGTGAGTTGTTCGCTTTGGATAACGTCAGCAATAACCATCCCGAGCTTGCAGGGGATAAGGTCGCACGAAGGGAAGTTTCGGCGCGCCTTGCGGCGCTTCAAGCCGTGCTCGAAACCGAATTGCACAAATCGTTTGATAACGCGCTCTGGTTCAGGAAAAACCACCAGCCGGAGATTATGCGGCAGGCTGATCTGAACAGCATCGCATCGGAACTGGCCGATCGCCGGTTTGACAAGTGCCCGAGACTTCACAACGAATTGCTCAACAGGCAGAAGCCGTCAAGCAATGCTGTAGCCGCCCAGAATAATCTATTGCGTCGCATGATCATGAACGAGGGCGAGGCCCGCCTTGGTATTGACGGGTTTCCAGCAGAAGGCGGGTTGTTTGCATCCATTCTTGAATCAACCGGGCTGTATACCAACACCGGTTCTGACAAGTGGAGTTTTCTTACGCCCAATGCCGAGGCCGACCCGAATTGCCTAGCCCCTCTTTGGGAGGTGGCGCTCAACCACGTCCGTGACAACGCGAACCGTACGGTTCAGATCGCGGAACTCTGCGATATCTGGCGGGCGCCGCCGTTTGGGGTCAAAGACGGTCTCATGCCGATCCTGGCCGTTGCGTTTGTTCTGTCACAACGCGAGAAGCTTGCTGTTTACCGTGAAGGTATATTCAGGGCGCGGTTCGATGATCTTGATGTCGAGTATATGGCCAGAGACGCAGAATCCATCCAGTTACGCTGGATGGATTTGAGCGAGGTATCGCGCGCACTTCTCTCCGGCATGGCGGAGGTTGTCAGGGATTTAGACCGCGCAAACACGCTCGTCCATCTTGAACCGATTGATGTTGCTCGCGGTCTTGTTGCGATCTACGATCAGTTGCCAAACTGGACCAAACGGACCATGCAGCTTTCTGCCAACGCTGTGCGTGTGCGCGAATTGTTCAAGCGTGCCAAGGACCCGAACAAGTTTTTGTTCGATGATATTCCGGGAACACTCGGCGAAGATGCTGCGCTGAGCGAGGACCTCCAGGATGTTCTTGACAGTGTACGGGAAGGGCTGGAAGAGCTGGTACTGGCTTATCCCTCGATGATCCGGCGGTTGCGTGAGATCATGCTTTCCGAATTGCAGGTTCCCAATAATTCTTCTCACGCCATTTCTGAATTGCGGAGCCGCGCGAACAACATACGCCAGCTCGCAGGTGATTTCCGGCTTGAAGCCTTTGTAGGCCGGTTGTCGCAATTTGACGGAAGTGATGAGACTTTCGAGGGTATCGCGAGCCTCGCGGCCAACAAGCCTCCGCGTGACTGGGTTGATCCCGATCTTGACCAATCGGCTATCGAGATTGCCGAACTGTCTCAGAAATTTGTTCGTGCCGAGACGTTTGCGCGCGTGAAAGGCCGAACGGAGAAGAGACAGTCCATGGCCGTGGTCATCGGCATGGATGGCAGTCCGACCCCGTATCTTGAAGAATTCGACGTTGCTGATACGGACCGGGCGAGCATCAATGACCTTATCGAGCGCGTATCCGCCGCTCTGGAAGATTCGGACGACAAGCGGCGGGCCATTATTTTGGCTGCGCTGGCAGAGATTAGTGCGCGGTTCATGCAGACATCGCCAAAACAAAAGAAACAAAATGGAAAGATCGCTTCTTGA
- a CDS encoding tyrosine-type recombinase/integrase, with protein MGRRKTPGLVNRGGVWHIDKSVRGQRLCESTGECNLEKAEEYLARRIEETRKALIYGERPKHTFRKAASKYLNENQHKKRIADEALHLKQLDPFIGDLELRAIHIGTLQPFIEMRQKAGIKSKSINLALGVVRHILNVASSEWLDATGLTWHEHPPKIKLLKVTDARRPYPLSCDEQTRLFRKLPGHLARMALFKVNTGCREQEVCSLRWEWEIEVPELDTSVFLIPEEKVKNGEERLVVLNRVARSVVESVRGEHDTYVFTYCGRRLKRMNNSAWRRARNKAGLPQVRVHDMKHTLGRRLRAAGVSFEDRQDLLGHKSGRITSHYSAAELGNLIEAANKVAGQGSRNSPALVVLKKKAASA; from the coding sequence ATGGGACGTAGAAAAACGCCAGGACTCGTCAATCGCGGCGGGGTCTGGCACATCGACAAGAGTGTCCGAGGTCAACGCCTTTGCGAAAGCACTGGCGAGTGCAACCTCGAAAAAGCGGAGGAATACTTAGCCAGGAGAATCGAAGAGACACGCAAGGCGCTGATCTACGGGGAGCGACCGAAACACACTTTTCGAAAAGCGGCAAGCAAGTACCTGAACGAGAACCAGCACAAGAAACGAATTGCCGACGAGGCGCTGCACTTGAAGCAGCTCGATCCTTTCATCGGTGATCTGGAGCTTCGAGCGATTCACATCGGGACACTGCAGCCGTTCATCGAAATGCGGCAGAAGGCGGGCATCAAGTCCAAGTCCATTAACCTGGCACTGGGAGTGGTGCGGCACATTCTAAACGTTGCGTCTTCCGAATGGCTGGATGCCACGGGCCTGACCTGGCACGAGCATCCGCCGAAGATCAAGCTGCTCAAGGTGACCGATGCGCGTAGGCCCTATCCCCTTTCCTGCGATGAGCAGACGCGGCTTTTCCGAAAGCTTCCCGGACATCTCGCCAGGATGGCGTTGTTCAAGGTCAATACCGGTTGTCGCGAGCAAGAAGTCTGCAGTCTTCGCTGGGAATGGGAGATCGAAGTACCGGAACTCGATACGTCGGTGTTCCTGATCCCGGAGGAAAAGGTGAAGAACGGTGAGGAACGCCTGGTCGTTCTCAACCGGGTCGCACGATCCGTCGTTGAGAGCGTACGCGGCGAGCACGACACCTATGTCTTTACCTACTGCGGCCGGCGCCTGAAACGGATGAACAACTCGGCGTGGCGACGAGCCAGGAATAAGGCCGGGTTACCGCAGGTTCGGGTCCATGACATGAAGCATACGCTAGGTCGGAGACTCAGGGCTGCGGGCGTGTCGTTCGAGGACAGGCAAGACTTGTTAGGCCACAAATCGGGACGGATCACGAGCCACTACTCTGCGGCTGAATTGGGCAACCTCATCGAGGCGGCCAACAAGGTTGCAGGACAGGGGTCACGCAATAGTCCCGCACTGGTGGTGCTAAAGAAAAAAGCAGCTAGCGCCTGA
- a CDS encoding cysteine desulfurase family protein: MTFPKPLNFDHQATTPVNERVLSEMLPYFTEKNGNPHSSDHIIGWQSSGAVDDAARKIALMIGADQDEIVFTAGASEANNLALLGLAKHAAHGPRNRILVSAIEHKCVLEVSRVLSEQYGYKIDYIPVDNKGRIPEDAFSALLDETVLAVSIMAVNNEIGTIQDIEALSKAARHAGAIFHCDAAQAPLAMNISTLARRTDLLSLSAHKMYGPQGIGALYIRRDLHDQIEPLIYGGGQQNGLRSGTVPVALCVGMGAAAELICEADSTGARNLLRERRDNFARKVLRLNPDFHINGPSSSSRHPGNANICFRGYSAGEMLNAFQPRLAASSGSACTTGTPELSHVLRAIGLSGDDSESSIRFSLGFGTSEQDIDAATGIVEETLTSLSTELADTA; the protein is encoded by the coding sequence ATGACTTTTCCAAAACCCCTCAATTTCGATCATCAGGCAACCACGCCGGTAAACGAGCGGGTTTTGAGCGAAATGCTTCCGTATTTCACGGAGAAAAACGGCAACCCGCATTCCTCAGATCACATTATTGGCTGGCAAAGTTCCGGCGCAGTGGACGATGCTGCACGCAAGATTGCCTTGATGATCGGTGCCGACCAAGACGAGATCGTCTTCACCGCCGGTGCGAGTGAAGCCAACAATCTTGCCCTCCTTGGACTTGCAAAACACGCGGCGCACGGGCCGCGCAACCGCATATTGGTCAGCGCCATAGAGCACAAATGCGTACTTGAAGTCTCAAGAGTGCTGTCAGAGCAATACGGCTACAAGATCGATTACATTCCTGTGGACAACAAGGGCCGTATTCCCGAGGACGCATTCAGCGCCCTACTGGATGAAACCGTGCTAGCAGTGTCTATCATGGCCGTTAACAATGAAATTGGCACGATTCAGGACATAGAAGCCCTTTCGAAAGCGGCTCGACACGCCGGAGCGATTTTCCATTGTGATGCGGCGCAAGCGCCCCTGGCAATGAACATCAGCACCCTCGCCCGCCGCACAGACTTGCTGAGTCTGTCTGCCCATAAGATGTATGGGCCGCAAGGCATCGGGGCGCTTTATATCCGCCGCGATCTTCACGATCAGATCGAACCGCTCATTTATGGCGGTGGACAGCAGAATGGACTTCGCTCCGGCACGGTTCCGGTTGCTTTGTGCGTCGGGATGGGGGCAGCCGCCGAATTGATTTGCGAGGCCGACTCCACTGGCGCAAGAAACTTGCTGCGTGAACGTCGTGATAATTTCGCGCGAAAGGTCCTCCGCCTGAACCCGGATTTCCACATAAACGGACCGTCAAGCAGTTCCCGTCATCCGGGCAATGCGAATATCTGCTTTCGGGGGTACTCGGCAGGCGAGATGCTCAATGCTTTTCAACCGCGATTGGCCGCATCCTCGGGATCAGCCTGCACAACCGGCACGCCGGAACTATCGCACGTCTTGAGAGCAATTGGGCTGTCAGGCGATGATTCTGAGTCGTCGATACGATTCAGCCTCGGATTTGGAACAAGTGAGCAGGACATAGACGCGGCCACGGGAATCGTCGAAGAAACGCTTACCAGCCTGTCAACGGAATTGGCCGATACCGCGTAA
- a CDS encoding DGQHR domain-containing protein, with amino-acid sequence MSKAKTEQIALPALRGIMGDWVFYSCLMDIVEISDRVQYAAEVHQNKQLSDMIQRQLKTGRSDQISKYLKTQPERFFNSLVVATYGGDPNWHALSDIRSKAKKPDLKDLDDDTIGSVGFLTLRGDEKLFALDGQHRLAGIKKTVKDGLDQDPHDELSVIFVAHKETAKGLERTRRLFTTLNKTARPVSKGDIIALDEDDAMAICVRRLIEKTDMFAGTRVAFVASNNMPVKNTSSLTTIGNLYDVLTILFTNSRFDLKKKKADLQRVRPPDEELDAYFKYAKSYFTALRRNFEELDEFFDAEDSSAVVGEYRGSHGGNALFRPIGLEIFTRIVATLTSKMSLAQAVKQAALLPRDLNEEPFADLMWDTSTSTMLNSHKVTLREILLYMLDCSKYSEGKLLDRYRRETGDDEIELPDQLV; translated from the coding sequence ATGAGTAAAGCGAAGACCGAACAAATTGCTTTGCCCGCGCTTCGCGGGATCATGGGAGACTGGGTATTCTATTCATGCCTCATGGATATCGTGGAAATCAGTGATCGGGTCCAATACGCCGCTGAGGTTCATCAGAACAAGCAGCTTTCGGACATGATCCAGAGGCAACTCAAGACCGGACGTAGCGATCAGATTTCAAAATACCTGAAAACGCAGCCGGAGCGCTTCTTCAATTCTCTGGTCGTGGCAACCTATGGCGGGGACCCGAACTGGCATGCCCTGTCAGATATCCGAAGTAAGGCAAAGAAGCCCGACCTCAAAGACCTTGATGACGATACGATCGGCTCTGTCGGATTCCTCACGCTTCGCGGCGATGAGAAACTCTTCGCGCTTGACGGTCAACACCGCCTGGCGGGAATCAAGAAAACTGTCAAGGACGGATTGGACCAGGACCCGCATGATGAACTTTCGGTCATTTTCGTCGCGCATAAGGAAACCGCGAAAGGGCTGGAGCGTACGAGAAGGTTGTTCACAACGCTGAACAAGACGGCGCGTCCGGTTTCGAAGGGAGATATCATTGCGCTCGATGAAGATGACGCCATGGCCATTTGTGTGCGCCGACTTATCGAGAAGACCGATATGTTTGCCGGAACACGCGTCGCTTTCGTTGCTTCCAATAATATGCCGGTCAAGAACACTTCGAGCCTAACGACGATCGGTAACCTGTACGATGTCTTAACCATTCTGTTTACCAATTCCAGGTTCGATCTCAAGAAGAAGAAGGCGGATCTGCAGCGCGTCCGCCCCCCTGATGAAGAACTCGATGCGTATTTCAAGTATGCCAAGAGCTACTTCACCGCTCTCAGGCGGAACTTCGAGGAACTCGACGAGTTCTTCGATGCGGAGGATTCGTCGGCAGTCGTAGGAGAGTATCGCGGCAGTCACGGGGGCAATGCACTGTTCCGTCCTATTGGTCTCGAAATTTTCACGAGGATCGTTGCGACACTGACGAGCAAGATGTCACTCGCTCAAGCCGTGAAACAGGCGGCCCTATTGCCCAGGGACCTTAATGAGGAGCCTTTTGCCGATTTGATGTGGGATACAAGTACGTCAACAATGCTGAACTCTCACAAAGTGACGCTGCGCGAAATTCTTCTCTATATGCTCGATTGCTCAAAATACTCGGAAGGAAAGTTGCTGGACCGCTATCGCAGGGAAACCG
- a CDS encoding integrase domain-containing protein, whose protein sequence is MAWAGKQALRANFGDGRYNTVGSHAERFRHFATWCKEQKQIRDAAEITREDVEAFCRSLAEQVDAEDIKVSYAINLISSVNVTLNAMRGDDKLRVKPSSEVGSRNRTRRDPPAGLRQHDVRQCADRLREQGQARIAATIEVARAFGLRRREASMLNARAALGQAHKRGAINITAGTKGGRGHRVDRWVPVTPYTMNVLRRAADAQGKARNLIEPELSLKQWFSRLRHAWSSVRNDCGLKKIHDLRAAYACARYRELTGHAAPVVAGRRIADRHADNQARQTITVELGHGRVDVVASYIGGSK, encoded by the coding sequence ATGGCCTGGGCCGGCAAGCAGGCACTGCGCGCCAACTTCGGCGACGGGCGCTACAACACCGTCGGGAGTCATGCCGAGCGATTTCGACACTTTGCAACCTGGTGCAAAGAGCAGAAGCAGATCCGTGATGCCGCAGAGATCACCCGCGAGGATGTCGAGGCGTTTTGCCGGTCCCTGGCCGAGCAGGTGGACGCGGAGGACATCAAAGTGTCCTACGCGATCAACCTGATCTCGAGCGTCAATGTCACGCTCAATGCAATGCGCGGCGACGACAAGCTGCGAGTGAAGCCTTCTTCGGAAGTTGGGTCAAGAAACCGCACCCGGCGCGATCCGCCGGCGGGTCTGCGCCAACACGACGTGCGCCAGTGTGCCGATCGACTGCGTGAGCAAGGTCAGGCTCGCATTGCAGCGACCATCGAAGTCGCCCGCGCCTTTGGCCTCAGACGCCGGGAGGCCTCGATGCTGAATGCCCGCGCCGCCTTGGGTCAGGCGCACAAACGCGGCGCGATCAATATCACCGCCGGCACCAAAGGCGGGCGCGGCCATCGGGTGGATCGCTGGGTCCCGGTAACACCTTACACAATGAATGTGCTACGGCGAGCTGCCGATGCCCAAGGCAAGGCACGCAACCTCATCGAGCCCGAGCTGTCGCTCAAGCAGTGGTTCAGCCGGTTGCGCCACGCCTGGTCCTCGGTCCGGAACGACTGCGGCCTGAAGAAGATTCACGACCTGCGCGCAGCCTATGCCTGTGCGCGCTATCGAGAGCTGACGGGCCACGCTGCGCCTGTCGTTGCGGGCCGGCGGATCGCGGATCGACATGCCGACAATCAGGCGCGCCAGACAATCACCGTGGAACTGGGTCATGGTCGGGTCGATGTCGTCGCGTCGTACATCGGGGGTTCGAAATGA
- a CDS encoding DUF4007 family protein — MSRGPLYHDDYKSQFSGHETFPLRYGWLKKVYDRVAETQDQENNRSLCWDEDAIARFGVGQNMVRSMRHWAKTAGIIEEGSGTNIVQTTKLGQMLFGPDGLDPYMEHPATLWLIHSQLAARPEKTTWFWCFSHYPAITFERDNLIKGLERLAKDRAWPRVANVTIKNDVACFIRTYVARQPTGKVGHDDALESPLTELGLIKAIGKKDGFRFVRGPKSTLGDGVFTYALLDFWSRYSSAATLSFEAIAYSPGGPGRVFAFDENDVADRLAGLDDATGGALRWSETAGLKQVVRSIELDEDTRLGYVPTDYSIRAGREAA; from the coding sequence ATGTCACGCGGACCGCTCTATCACGATGACTACAAGTCTCAATTTTCAGGACACGAAACCTTTCCCCTGCGTTACGGGTGGCTGAAGAAGGTCTATGACCGCGTGGCCGAGACGCAAGACCAAGAAAACAACCGATCGCTGTGTTGGGACGAAGACGCCATTGCCCGGTTTGGTGTCGGTCAAAACATGGTTCGCTCCATGCGCCATTGGGCCAAGACAGCAGGAATCATCGAAGAAGGGTCGGGCACTAACATTGTTCAGACCACTAAACTTGGCCAAATGCTTTTCGGCCCTGACGGTCTTGATCCCTATATGGAACATCCGGCAACGCTGTGGCTGATCCACTCACAACTTGCCGCACGACCAGAGAAGACCACGTGGTTCTGGTGTTTCAGTCATTATCCTGCAATTACGTTCGAGCGCGACAATCTGATCAAAGGGCTTGAGCGGCTCGCCAAAGACCGCGCGTGGCCGCGCGTCGCCAACGTCACGATCAAGAACGACGTTGCTTGTTTCATCCGTACTTATGTTGCGCGCCAACCGACCGGAAAGGTCGGGCATGACGATGCTCTCGAATCCCCTCTTACCGAATTAGGCTTGATCAAGGCGATTGGTAAGAAAGACGGGTTCCGGTTTGTGCGCGGCCCGAAATCAACCTTGGGCGACGGTGTATTCACATATGCGCTCTTGGATTTTTGGTCACGCTATTCAAGCGCGGCAACGCTTTCCTTTGAAGCAATTGCCTATTCCCCCGGCGGTCCGGGACGCGTTTTTGCCTTTGATGAGAACGATGTCGCTGATCGCCTCGCCGGGCTAGACGATGCAACAGGCGGCGCTTTGCGGTGGTCTGAAACCGCAGGCTTGAAACAAGTTGTTCGCAGCATCGAACTCGATGAAGACACCCGATTGGGTTATGTGCCGACAGATTACAGCATACGCGCAGGAAGGGAGGCTGCCTGA
- the csrA gene encoding carbon storage regulator CsrA yields MLILTRRAGETVMIGSDVTITVLGVKGNQVRIGINAPRDVAVHREEIFERIKNEQSNIESGDADTGDSTPSTDN; encoded by the coding sequence ATGCTGATACTAACGCGGCGCGCCGGCGAGACGGTCATGATCGGGAGCGATGTCACGATCACCGTCTTGGGCGTCAAAGGGAATCAGGTCCGCATCGGCATTAATGCCCCACGGGACGTGGCTGTACACCGGGAAGAAATATTCGAGCGAATCAAGAACGAGCAGAGCAATATAGAGAGTGGCGACGCTGATACCGGGGATTCCACGCCGTCAACGGACAATTAG